A portion of the Motacilla alba alba isolate MOTALB_02 chromosome 19, Motacilla_alba_V1.0_pri, whole genome shotgun sequence genome contains these proteins:
- the MKS1 gene encoding Meckel syndrome type 1 protein produces MAGAARSGASAVCRSRDPAVYRSRDPVRNLRLRVRIRRVAPAGPLLPRVPPLAGPERPGRADRGADAGALPLRVTAASRAGAQRPPEDEEEEVEVGWQEKLFSQFEVDLYLNEAACQTPLDWQYHEEIRKLEKAGGRKNCRIFTYTDHDRFTNLEELCQKVTDLDHEVPSYLVERMANVRRRRQDRRPVEASSLKSKIITWEPSEEFIKNNHVINTPVQTMYIMGDLGPYGKLGQREYENVLCTIKVDGNGVITVKPDFTGTKGAYRIELDGEKREVWEYTIENASAQVQPEEEEREQRVFRELYGRHRDYLSGLVGSDFEMPLPGTLRLFVNGEIVSAQGYEYDNLYVHFFLELPDQWSSSPFQQLSGVTQTCATKAVGWDNVAYFCYPFTVEMFYTQEDEDSLPQWPVLYFEVLSLDFWQRYRVEGYGSLVLPTCPGVHMLTIPTWRPVGLGPVAEMRRFFIGGSPELEDLTYIRIPSTFKGKRLSRFGFRTETTGSVTFRLCCLQQSRAFLENSALRQRMQSVLDRLGGFSQQSSVYNVLEAFQRARRRMQEARESLPQDLINTSASAVPQPPEP; encoded by the exons AtggcgggcgcggcgcggagcggggctAGCGCCGTGTGCCGCTCCCGGGACCCCGCCGTGTACCGCTCCCGGGACCCCGTCCGCAACCTGCGCCTACG GGTCCGTATCCGGCGGGTCGCGCCGGCCGGGCCTCTCCTGCCGCGGGTGCCGCCGCTCGCCGGCCCCGAgcgcccgggccgggccgacCGCGGCGCCGATGCGGGAGCGCTGCCGCTGCGGGTCACCGCGGCCTCTCGCGCAGGCGCCCAGCGACCCCcggaggacgaggaggaggaggtggaggtgggGTGGCAGGAGAAGCTCTTCAGCCAG TTTGAGGTGGATCTGTACCTGAATGAGGCAGCCTGCCAGACTCCCCTGGACTGGCAGTACCATGAGGAGATCCGGAAACTGGAGAAGGCTGGAGGTCGGAAGAACTGTCGCATCTTCACCTACACTGACCATGACCGATTCACCAACCTAGAGGAG ctctgccagaagGTAACGGACTTGGATCATGAAGTGCCATCGTATCTGGTTGAGAGGATGGCCAATGTGAGGAGGAGAAGACAGGACCGTAGGCCTGT AGAAGCAAGTTCTCTGAAGTCAAAAATCATCACCTGGGAACCTTCAGAAGAATTTATAAAGAACAATCATGTAATTAACACACCCGTCCAGACCATGTACATCATGGGGGACTTGGGACCTTATGGGAA GCTTGGTCAGAGGGAGTACGAAAACGTGCTTTGCACAATTAAGGTGGATGGCAACGGGGTGATCACAGTGAAGCCTGACTTCACTGGCACCAAAGGAGCCTACCG gatcGAGCTGGATGGAGAGAAGCGAGAGGTGTGGGAATACACTATTGAGAATGCATCTGCCCAGGTGCAGCCAGAAGAGGAGGAGCGTGAGCAGCGTGTATTCAGAGAA CTGTACGGGCGGCACAGGGATTACCTCAGTGGGCTCGTGGGCTCAGACTTTGAAATG CCTCTTCCTGGTACTCTGAGACTTTTCGTGAATGGAGAAATAG TTTCAGCTCAAGGCTATGAGTATGACAACCTTTATGTGCATTTcttcctggagctgcctgaCC AATGGTCAAGCTCCCCgtttcagcagctctcaggagtGACGCAGACCTGTGCCACCAAGGCAGTGGGCTGG GATAATGTGGCATACTTCTGCTACCCCTTCACTGTGGAGATGTTTTACACCCAAGAAGATGAAG ACAGTCTCCCTCAGTGGCCTGTTCTCTACTTTGAAGTCCTATCCCTGGATTTCTGGCAGAGGTATCGTGTGGAAGGATATGGGTCCTTGGTGCTGCCAACATGTCCAG GTGTCCACATGCTCACAATCCCTACCTGGCGTCCTGTGGGTCTGGGACCTGTTGCTGAAATGAGGAGGTTTTTCATTGGGGgatctcctgagctggaggatTTAACCTACATCCGGATACCATCGACCTTCAAG ggaaagCGCTTGAGCCGCTTTGGTTTCCGGACAGAGACCACAGGGAGCGTCACCTTCCGGCTCTGTTGCCTGCAGCAATCCAG AGCCTTTCTGGAGAACAGTGCCCTGAGACAGCGCATGCAGAGTGTACTGGACCGACTGGGAGGCTtcagccagcagagctctgtctACAATGTTTTGG